One window of the Chitinophaga niabensis genome contains the following:
- a CDS encoding LacI family DNA-binding transcriptional regulator, with product MKEKGQEMKRLSLKDVARMAGVAPSTVSFVLNGKARQMRISDELAEKVMAVVKKTGYTPHSVAVNLRTGQSKTLGLMVESISGSFFAALARVIESEADKYGYNIVYCSTENNPQKGGDLIRMLGRQQVDGYLITPAPGMEKDIQQLQAHKRPVVLMDSYFPEVSVPYVLIDNAGGVKQGVKHLVGKGYKKIGFVTVDMELVQIQQRLQGYKDTLRDSDMPVRNKQILKLSYNIPREEAVKTIQDFIKENKGMDAIFFSTNYLGILGLESIAGLGLRIPDDMAMICFDDHDIFRLYPPGITVVQQPIEEIAKTAMTLLMNQLDKSKPATRKNQVEVPGKFIQRGSA from the coding sequence ATGAAAGAAAAAGGCCAGGAAATGAAGCGTCTCTCCCTTAAAGATGTAGCCAGGATGGCTGGTGTAGCGCCATCCACCGTTTCGTTTGTATTAAATGGAAAAGCCCGCCAGATGCGGATCAGCGATGAACTGGCAGAGAAAGTGATGGCCGTAGTGAAGAAAACAGGCTATACCCCCCACTCCGTAGCTGTGAATTTGCGTACCGGTCAGTCCAAAACCCTTGGCCTGATGGTAGAAAGCATCTCCGGTAGTTTTTTTGCCGCATTGGCCAGAGTGATAGAATCGGAGGCAGACAAATATGGTTATAACATTGTGTATTGCAGTACAGAGAATAATCCGCAGAAAGGAGGGGACCTGATCCGCATGCTGGGCCGTCAGCAGGTAGATGGTTACCTGATCACTCCCGCACCCGGTATGGAAAAGGATATTCAGCAATTACAGGCACATAAACGCCCTGTGGTTTTGATGGACAGTTATTTCCCGGAAGTTTCCGTGCCCTATGTACTGATCGATAATGCAGGTGGTGTGAAACAGGGTGTAAAACACCTGGTAGGTAAGGGGTATAAGAAGATTGGATTTGTAACCGTAGATATGGAACTGGTGCAGATCCAGCAGCGTTTGCAGGGATATAAGGATACACTGCGGGATAGCGACATGCCGGTACGGAACAAACAGATCCTCAAACTTAGCTATAATATCCCCAGGGAAGAAGCCGTTAAGACCATCCAGGATTTTATAAAAGAGAATAAGGGCATGGATGCTATTTTCTTTTCCACGAACTACCTGGGTATCCTGGGGCTGGAAAGTATAGCAGGCCTGGGGCTTAGGATTCCTGACGATATGGCCATGATCTGTTTTGACGACCATGATATCTTCCGTTTATATCCCCCCGGTATAACAGTGGTGCAGCAGCCCATAGAAGAGATTGCCAAAACGGCCATGACCCTGTTGATGAACCAATTAGATAAAAGTAAACCCGCCACCCGTAAGAACCAGGTAGAGGTACCCGGAAAATTTATTCAACGGGGATCCGCCTGA